In Callospermophilus lateralis isolate mCalLat2 chromosome 4, mCalLat2.hap1, whole genome shotgun sequence, one genomic interval encodes:
- the Rpl3 gene encoding large ribosomal subunit protein uL3: MSHRKFSAPRHGSLGFLPRKRSSRHRGKVKSFPKDDPSKPVHLTAFLGYKAGMTHIVREVDRPGSKVNKKEVVEAVTIVETPPMVVVGIVGYVETPRGLRTFKTIFAEHISDECKRRFYKNWHKSKKKAFTKYCKKWQDDMGKKQLEKDFNSMKKYCQVIRIIAHTQMRLLPLRQKKAHLMEIQVNGGTVAEKLDWARERLEQQVPVNQVFGQDEMIDVIGVTKGKGYKGVTSRWHTKKLPRKTHRGLRKVACIGAWHPARVAFSVARAGQKGYHHRTEINKKIYKIGQGYLIKDGKLIKNNASTDYDLSDKSINPLGGFVHYGEVTNDFVMLKGCVVGTKKRVLTLRKSLLVQTKRRALEKIDLKFIDTTSKFGHGRFQTMEEKKAFMGPLKKDRIAKEEGA, encoded by the exons ATG tctcaCAGGAAGTTCTCCGCTCCCAGACATGGATCCTTAGGCTTCTTGCCTCGAAAGCGTAGCAGCAGGCATCGAGGGAAGGTGAAGAGCTTCCCGAAGGATGACCCTTCAAAGCCTGTCCACCTCACAGCCTTTCTGGGCTACAAGGCTGGCATGACTCACATCGTGCGGGAAGTTGATAGGCCAGGATCCA AGGTGAACAAGAAGGAGGTTGTGGAGGCTGTGACCATAGTGGAGACACCGCCCATGGTGGTTGTAGGCATTGTGGGCTACGTGGAAACCCCTCGAGGCCTCCGAACCTTCAAGACCATCTTTGCTGAGCATATCAGTGATGAGTGCAAAAGGCGCTTCTATAAGAACTG GCATAAATCTAAGAAGAAGGCCTTTACCAAATACTGCAAGAAGTGGCAGGATGACATGGGCAAGAAGCAACTGGAGAAGGACTTCAATAGCATGAAGAAATATTGCCAGGTCATCCGCATTATCGCCCACACCCAG ATGCGGCTGCTTCCTCTGCGCCAGAAGAAAGCCCACCTGATGGAGATCCAGGTGAATGGAGGCACCGTGGCTGAGAAACTGGACTGGGCCCGGGAGAGACTAGAGCAGCAggtccctgtgaaccaggtgtttgGGCAGGATGAGATGATTGACGTCATAGGAGTGACCAAGGGCAAAGGCTACAAAG GGGTCACCAGTCGCTGGCACACCAAGAAGCTTCCCCGCAAGACCCACCGAGGGCTGCGTAAGGTCGCCTGTATTGGAGCCTGGCATCCTGCCCGTGTGGCCTTCTCTGTGGCTCGGGCTGGCCAGAAAGGCTACCATCACCGCACGGAGATCAATAAGAAG ATCTATAAGATTGGCCAGGGCTACCTCATCAAGGATGGCAAACTAATCAAGAATAATGCTTCCACTGACTACGACCTGTCTGACAAGAGCATCAACCCTCTG GGTGGTTTTGTCCACTATGGTGAAGTGACCAATGACTTCGTCATGCTGAAAGGCTGTGTGGTGGGGACCAAGAAGCGGGTGCTCACTCTCCGCAAG TCCTTGCTGGTACAGACCAAACGGCGCGCTCTGGAGAAGATTGACCTTAAGTTCATCgacaccacctccaagtttggccATGGCCGCTTCCAGACTATGGAGGAGAAGAAAGCATTCATG GGACCACTTAAGAAAGACCGCATTGCCAAGGAGGAAGGTGCTTGA